One Maledivibacter sp. genomic window carries:
- a CDS encoding MBL fold metallo-hydrolase, which yields MKFEIIGSGGCVALPKPLCNCKICQEAREKGRPYSRYGCSLFLHDINLLIDTPEDIVHAINNSNIQRIDTVLFSHLDPDHTLGFRVFEHLRLNWFEVSEGRECNNPIDVIAMPHVMEDLNAIQSRYGSFLDYYENVRNLIRRCKVEKYQKIDRIKISFIRIDRSTIFVFESEGKKLIYAPCDVKPFPNEDIFIDADVMIIGNTIVGETLKDGYTLSEDNSLREELFSMSEVMDLKKKFNIKTVIVTHLEEDWGKSYDDYINLEVQYDNVQFAYDGMLINV from the coding sequence ATGAAATTTGAAATAATAGGGAGTGGAGGTTGCGTGGCACTTCCTAAGCCATTATGTAATTGTAAGATTTGTCAAGAAGCTAGAGAAAAAGGGAGACCTTATTCAAGATATGGATGTTCACTATTTCTACATGATATAAACTTATTAATTGATACTCCTGAAGATATTGTACACGCAATAAATAATAGTAATATACAAAGAATAGATACGGTCTTGTTTAGTCATCTGGATCCAGACCATACATTGGGCTTTAGAGTGTTTGAACATTTAAGACTAAATTGGTTTGAAGTTTCAGAAGGAAGAGAATGCAATAATCCTATAGATGTGATAGCAATGCCACATGTCATGGAAGATTTGAATGCAATTCAATCAAGGTATGGAAGTTTTCTAGATTATTACGAAAATGTCCGAAATTTAATTAGAAGGTGCAAAGTTGAAAAGTATCAAAAAATAGATAGGATTAAGATTTCTTTCATTAGAATTGACAGGTCAACTATTTTTGTATTTGAAAGTGAAGGCAAAAAGCTAATTTATGCACCTTGTGATGTAAAACCCTTTCCAAATGAAGATATATTTATTGATGCAGATGTAATGATAATTGGAAATACTATTGTAGGGGAAACACTAAAAGATGGGTATACATTAAGTGAAGATAATTCTTTACGAGAAGAGTTATTTAGTATGTCAGAAGTAATGGACTTAAAGAAAAAATTCAATATAAAAACGGTTATTGTGACACATCTAGAAGAAGATTGGGGTAAATCTTATGATGATTATATTAATCTTGAAGTCCAATATGATAATGTTCAATTTGCATATGATGGTATGCTAATTAATGTTTAA
- a CDS encoding GNAT family N-acetyltransferase, translating to MTVSIQLLSRHNSEEILEFEKQNKAFFETIIPPRGDYYYDIENLKQILEEIEDEQNKGLCYMYLIRNEKEKLVGRVNLFSIARGIFQKAEIGYRIGKEHNGKGYATEAVKLACKEAFEKYKLHRVEAGTSNKNIGSQIVLVKNGFEFIGRTKKVIKINGKWEDGVLFEKINKNY from the coding sequence ATGACTGTATCTATTCAATTATTGTCAAGACATAATTCAGAAGAAATATTAGAGTTTGAAAAGCAAAACAAAGCATTTTTTGAAACCATTATACCTCCAAGGGGAGATTATTACTATGATATAGAAAATCTTAAACAAATTTTAGAAGAAATAGAAGATGAACAAAATAAAGGACTTTGTTATATGTATTTAATTCGAAATGAAAAAGAAAAATTAGTAGGAAGAGTAAATTTATTTTCAATTGCAAGAGGGATATTTCAAAAAGCAGAAATCGGTTATCGGATTGGTAAAGAACATAATGGCAAGGGATATGCAACTGAAGCTGTTAAGTTAGCGTGTAAAGAAGCATTTGAAAAATATAAACTTCATAGAGTGGAAGCAGGAACTTCCAATAAAAATATTGGTTCTCAAATAGTTTTAGTTAAAAATGGTTTTGAATTTATTGGAAGAACAAAAAAAGTTATCAAAATTAATGGAAAGTGGGAAGATGGTGTCTTGTTTGAAAAAATAAATAAGAATTATTAA
- a CDS encoding N-acetyltransferase: MYSKAYVLLPDGSRHDVLNFGPLSVLPEYQKQDVGSALMRHSLKVAARLGYGAVVFFGHPSYYPRFGFKEAEEFNITTSNGDNYPAFMAMELIYGDLEGITGTFHESPLYDVNPDKAKKYDALFPKK; encoded by the coding sequence ATGTACAGTAAGGCATATGTACTTTTACCTGATGGGTCACGTCACGATGTTCTTAACTTTGGTCCTTTAAGCGTTTTACCTGAGTATCAAAAACAAGATGTAGGTAGCGCTCTTATGCGCCATTCACTCAAAGTTGCTGCTAGATTGGGTTACGGTGCAGTTGTTTTTTTCGGGCATCCGTCTTATTATCCACGGTTTGGATTCAAAGAGGCTGAAGAATTTAACATTACCACGAGTAACGGTGATAACTATCCAGCATTTATGGCTATGGAACTTATCTATGGTGACTTGGAAGGTATTACAGGAACATTTCATGAATCGCCATTATATGATGTAAATCCAGACAAAGCAAAAAAATATGATGCACTTTTTCCTAAGAAGTGA
- a CDS encoding aminoglycoside 6-adenylyltransferase: protein MKDDVKDAPSMALIYKQSVAGVVINMRKENEVIRQIMTFAKQDERVRAVMINGSRVNPNAPKDIMQDYDIVFFITNIEDISYKINQEWINEFGELVIFQQNNFRDRSYIFLMQFKDGVRIDLRFSDISKIEEVIKEDTLSKILLDKDNIAPILSLSNESKHYVIKPTQDEFEKVFNESWWIQTYVAKAIWRDELPIAKYMFDVILIDCIRKILSWEIGLRYNWKVNVGKCGKWFKRLLSKKRYNDFINLYSTIDYEDMWQKLFRAGILIQDIGTVLAEKLGYTYPLQYDINVTEYINKIKELPKDATDF from the coding sequence GTGAAAGACGATGTAAAAGACGCGCCTTCCATGGCGCTAATTTATAAACAATCTGTGGCAGGAGTAGTGATAAACATGAGAAAAGAAAATGAAGTTATAAGGCAGATTATGACCTTTGCTAAGCAAGATGAAAGAGTTAGGGCTGTAATGATTAATGGTTCAAGAGTCAATCCTAATGCTCCAAAAGACATTATGCAGGATTATGACATAGTATTCTTTATTACAAATATTGAAGATATAAGTTATAAGATAAATCAGGAATGGATAAATGAGTTTGGAGAGCTTGTTATCTTTCAGCAGAATAATTTCCGTGATAGATCATATATTTTCCTTATGCAATTTAAAGATGGTGTCAGAATAGATTTGCGATTCAGTGATATTTCCAAAATAGAAGAAGTGATAAAAGAAGATACATTAAGTAAAATATTATTGGATAAAGATAATATAGCACCAATATTGAGTTTGTCAAATGAGAGTAAACACTATGTTATAAAGCCAACTCAAGATGAATTTGAAAAAGTATTTAATGAATCTTGGTGGATTCAAACATATGTAGCAAAGGCAATATGGAGAGATGAATTACCGATTGCAAAATATATGTTTGATGTTATTCTAATAGACTGCATAAGAAAAATTCTATCATGGGAAATAGGCTTAAGATATAATTGGAAAGTCAATGTTGGGAAGTGTGGAAAGTGGTTTAAACGTTTATTATCTAAAAAACGCTATAATGATTTTATAAATTTATATTCAACTATAGATTATGAAGATATGTGGCAAAAACTTTTTAGAGCAGGTATTTTAATACAAGACATTGGTACAGTATTAGCTGAAAAGTTAGGTTATACATATCCATTGCAATATGATATAAATGTTACAGAATATATTAATAAAATTAAAGAATTGCCGAAAGATGCAACAGATTTTTAA